The following are from one region of the Hippocampus zosterae strain Florida chromosome 9, ASM2543408v3, whole genome shotgun sequence genome:
- the gcnt7 gene encoding beta-1,3-galactosyl-O-glycosyl-glycoprotein beta-1,6-N-acetylglucosaminyltransferase 7 isoform X1, whose product MSCLGDEESQLSCLSFRGNGAVKMTTRSIVRQLGWLKCSFLLCLVMSGSIFWVLRLTESPAPMLTPCRPFSNRCRDALPDADAWIKWHRLDCQLQRYVTNKKLRCSSLTRDLHFVTRALSHEEEEYPLAFILTVHKELELLLRLLRAIYAPQNVYCIHVDAKAPQEYRLAVQNLAGCFKNVFLSSRSETVTYAGFSRLKADLNCMADLAESQVGWRKVLNLCGQDFPLKSNLELVRHLQSKEWRDRNMTPGIKQPAHFRRRTNVRYGEIGSRVAVIGGNKDPPPHNLQIYFGSAYYALTRGFVNFVLESPKARDLLEWSRDTYSPDEHYWVTLNHVREAPGSNVDGGWEGGIRAIKWEDQIGKAHDGCNGRYVRSICIYGVEDLPWLIRKNHMFANKFENDFLPEALDCLEQWHRNKLLSHASVPIESSWLLATPSDSHRDIAA is encoded by the exons ATGAGTTGCCTTGGTGATGAGGAAAGTCAGCTGTCCTGTCTGAG TTTCCGTGGCAACGGCGCAGTCAAGATGACAACGAGGTCCATCGTGCGCCAGTTAGGCTGGCTCAAATGCAGCTTCTTGCTGTGCCTCGTGATGAGCGGCAGCATCTTTTGGGTTCTCCGCCTGACGGAGTCGCCCGCCCCGATGCTAACGCCGTGCCGCCCCTTCTCTAACCGGTGTCGAGATGCTCTTCCTGACGCCGACGCATGGATAAAATGGCACCGGCTTGACTGCCAG CTGCAAAGGTACGTCACGAACAAGAAGCTTCGGTGCTCAAGTCTGACGCGAGACCTTCACTTTGTCACGAGAGCTCTGAGccacgaggaggaggagtatCCGCTGGCATTCATCTTGACCGTTCACAAAGAGCTGGAGCTTTTGCTACGGCTGCTGCGGGCCATTTACGCGCCCCAAAACGTCTACTGCATTCACGTGGATGCAAAGGCGCCACAGGAGTATCGGCTGGCCGTGCAGAATCTAGCGGGCTGTTTTAAAAACGTCTTCCTGTCCAGCCGCAGCGAGACGGTCACCTACGCTGGCTTCTCGCGCCTGAAGGCCGACTTGAACTGCATGGCGGATTTGGCCGAGTCCCAGGTCGGCTGGAGGAAGGTGCTCAATCTGTGCGGGCAGGACTTCCCGCTCAAGAGCAACCTGGAATTGGTGCGCCATTTGCAGAGTAAAGAGTGGCGGGACAGGAACATGACGCCGGGGATTAAGCAGCCGGCGCATTTCCGAAGACGGACAAATGTCCGATACGGGGAGATCGGTTCGCGCGTCGCGGTCATCGGAGGGAACAAAGACCCGCCTCCTCACAACCTCCAAATATACTTTGGGTCCGCCTACTACGCACTCACGAGAGGTTTTGTCAACTTTGTTCTTGAGAGCCCCAAAGCCCGAGACCTCCTGGAGTGGTCCAGAGACACGTACAGTCCAGATGAGCACTACTGGGTGACGCTCAACCACGTCAGAG AGGCACCAGGCAGCAACGTGGATGGTGGCTGGGAAGGAGGCATCCGGGCTATCAAGTGGGAGGATCAAATAGGAAAGGCGCACGACGGCTGCAACG GCCGTTATGTGCGCTCAATCTGCATCTACGGAGTCGAGGACCTGCCGTGGCTCATCAGGAAAAACCACATGTTCGCCAACAAGTTTGAGAACGACTTCCTGCCAGAGGCACTGGACTGTCTGGAGCAGTGGCACAGGAacaagttgctgagccacgccAGCGTTCCCATCGAGTCGTCATGGCTGCTGGCCACACCGAGCGACAGTCACCGTGACATCGCGGCGTGA
- the gcnt7 gene encoding beta-1,3-galactosyl-O-glycosyl-glycoprotein beta-1,6-N-acetylglucosaminyltransferase 7 isoform X2: MTTRSIVRQLGWLKCSFLLCLVMSGSIFWVLRLTESPAPMLTPCRPFSNRCRDALPDADAWIKWHRLDCQLQRYVTNKKLRCSSLTRDLHFVTRALSHEEEEYPLAFILTVHKELELLLRLLRAIYAPQNVYCIHVDAKAPQEYRLAVQNLAGCFKNVFLSSRSETVTYAGFSRLKADLNCMADLAESQVGWRKVLNLCGQDFPLKSNLELVRHLQSKEWRDRNMTPGIKQPAHFRRRTNVRYGEIGSRVAVIGGNKDPPPHNLQIYFGSAYYALTRGFVNFVLESPKARDLLEWSRDTYSPDEHYWVTLNHVREAPGSNVDGGWEGGIRAIKWEDQIGKAHDGCNGRYVRSICIYGVEDLPWLIRKNHMFANKFENDFLPEALDCLEQWHRNKLLSHASVPIESSWLLATPSDSHRDIAA; the protein is encoded by the exons ATGACAACGAGGTCCATCGTGCGCCAGTTAGGCTGGCTCAAATGCAGCTTCTTGCTGTGCCTCGTGATGAGCGGCAGCATCTTTTGGGTTCTCCGCCTGACGGAGTCGCCCGCCCCGATGCTAACGCCGTGCCGCCCCTTCTCTAACCGGTGTCGAGATGCTCTTCCTGACGCCGACGCATGGATAAAATGGCACCGGCTTGACTGCCAG CTGCAAAGGTACGTCACGAACAAGAAGCTTCGGTGCTCAAGTCTGACGCGAGACCTTCACTTTGTCACGAGAGCTCTGAGccacgaggaggaggagtatCCGCTGGCATTCATCTTGACCGTTCACAAAGAGCTGGAGCTTTTGCTACGGCTGCTGCGGGCCATTTACGCGCCCCAAAACGTCTACTGCATTCACGTGGATGCAAAGGCGCCACAGGAGTATCGGCTGGCCGTGCAGAATCTAGCGGGCTGTTTTAAAAACGTCTTCCTGTCCAGCCGCAGCGAGACGGTCACCTACGCTGGCTTCTCGCGCCTGAAGGCCGACTTGAACTGCATGGCGGATTTGGCCGAGTCCCAGGTCGGCTGGAGGAAGGTGCTCAATCTGTGCGGGCAGGACTTCCCGCTCAAGAGCAACCTGGAATTGGTGCGCCATTTGCAGAGTAAAGAGTGGCGGGACAGGAACATGACGCCGGGGATTAAGCAGCCGGCGCATTTCCGAAGACGGACAAATGTCCGATACGGGGAGATCGGTTCGCGCGTCGCGGTCATCGGAGGGAACAAAGACCCGCCTCCTCACAACCTCCAAATATACTTTGGGTCCGCCTACTACGCACTCACGAGAGGTTTTGTCAACTTTGTTCTTGAGAGCCCCAAAGCCCGAGACCTCCTGGAGTGGTCCAGAGACACGTACAGTCCAGATGAGCACTACTGGGTGACGCTCAACCACGTCAGAG AGGCACCAGGCAGCAACGTGGATGGTGGCTGGGAAGGAGGCATCCGGGCTATCAAGTGGGAGGATCAAATAGGAAAGGCGCACGACGGCTGCAACG GCCGTTATGTGCGCTCAATCTGCATCTACGGAGTCGAGGACCTGCCGTGGCTCATCAGGAAAAACCACATGTTCGCCAACAAGTTTGAGAACGACTTCCTGCCAGAGGCACTGGACTGTCTGGAGCAGTGGCACAGGAacaagttgctgagccacgccAGCGTTCCCATCGAGTCGTCATGGCTGCTGGCCACACCGAGCGACAGTCACCGTGACATCGCGGCGTGA